A stretch of Deltaproteobacteria bacterium DNA encodes these proteins:
- the rseP gene encoding RIP metalloprotease RseP, whose translation MIHIVAFLFVLGVLIFVHELGHFLVAKLGGVKVLKFSLGFGPKLIGKKIGETEYMISALPLGGYVKLFGDDPGEKVAKEEEGRAFRYQSVRKRMAIVVAGPLANMLFAALIFSSLFSVGIPQLSPVVGKVADGFPAQKAGVRPGDVILKVNEKEIAQWSDLLSVIPKSEGGELQLTLKRGEEVIRIRVTPQAVTKKNIFGEEIKTYQIGIIASGEAVLKREPVHKAVGKGFHQTWFVSKLVVLSIVKIIQRVIPAKTIGGPILIAQMAGKQAQQGLLNLIFFTAVLSINLGILNLFPIPILDGGHLLFLTLESIIGRPLSIKKLELAQQIGLIIIILLMVLVFYNDIMRILPQGTK comes from the coding sequence ATGATCCATATTGTGGCCTTTTTGTTTGTACTGGGGGTATTGATTTTCGTCCATGAACTGGGGCATTTCCTCGTCGCCAAACTGGGGGGGGTAAAGGTGTTGAAGTTCTCCCTCGGCTTTGGCCCCAAGCTTATCGGCAAAAAAATAGGTGAGACAGAATATATGATATCCGCCCTCCCCCTAGGGGGATACGTAAAACTCTTTGGGGATGACCCCGGGGAAAAGGTCGCAAAAGAGGAAGAGGGGAGGGCCTTTCGCTATCAATCCGTGCGCAAGAGGATGGCCATCGTTGTGGCTGGACCCCTGGCAAACATGCTGTTCGCAGCCCTCATCTTCTCCTCGCTGTTCAGTGTGGGGATCCCTCAATTATCTCCCGTAGTGGGGAAGGTAGCAGACGGTTTTCCCGCCCAAAAGGCAGGGGTAAGGCCTGGAGATGTGATCTTAAAGGTGAACGAAAAGGAGATAGCCCAATGGTCCGATCTCCTCTCGGTAATCCCCAAGAGCGAGGGGGGGGAGCTTCAGTTGACCCTTAAGAGGGGGGAAGAGGTCATTAGAATAAGGGTCACCCCCCAGGCCGTAACGAAAAAAAACATCTTCGGCGAGGAAATCAAGACCTATCAGATCGGAATCATAGCGTCAGGGGAGGCCGTACTCAAAAGGGAGCCCGTCCACAAGGCGGTGGGCAAGGGTTTTCATCAAACCTGGTTTGTCAGCAAGCTGGTGGTGTTAAGCATCGTCAAGATCATACAGCGGGTCATCCCAGCCAAGACCATAGGAGGCCCCATCCTCATCGCCCAGATGGCCGGCAAGCAGGCCCAACAGGGTCTTCTTAACCTTATCTTTTTCACCGCGGTGTTAAGCATCAACCTGGGCATCTTGAACCTATTCCCCATTCCCATCCTCGATGGCGGTCACCTCCTCTTTCTGACCCTGGAGTCCATCATTGGGAGACCCTTAAGTATAAAGAAGCTGGAGTTGGCCCAGCAGATCGGTTTGATCATCATCATCCTGCTGATGGTCTTAGTATTCTACAACGATATCATGAGGATCCTTCCCCAAGGGACCAAGTGA
- a CDS encoding 1-deoxy-D-xylulose-5-phosphate reductoisomerase: MKRLAILGSTGSIGVNTLDIVGRFRDEFDVLALSAGTNLPLLREQIKKFKPQLVSVLNQELAQTLQRDLRSEGVEVVYGQEGLVLVATFPGVEMVVSAVVGSAGLFPLLAAIEEGKDIALANKESMVMAGEIIVKKAQERGVDILPIDSEHSAIFQALGGKRGWEEVRRIILTASGGPLYSLPAAGLQGVSPQEALAHPVWEMGPKISVDSATLMNKGLEVIEAHWFFQVPPEKIEILIHPQGVIHSLVEFVDRSIIAQLSIPDMKIPIAYALSYPRRLKVDLPSLNFVELANLTFAPPDYEKFPSLRLAYQALERGGTLPSVLNAANEMAVDAFLQGRISFDQIPQVVVRTMDGHRATPLKGVDDALQADRWAREKALDFIQKVSR; the protein is encoded by the coding sequence ATGAAGCGGTTGGCCATCTTGGGATCTACCGGATCCATCGGGGTTAATACCCTCGACATCGTGGGACGGTTCAGGGACGAATTTGATGTTCTAGCCCTTTCTGCCGGGACCAACCTGCCGTTGCTGCGCGAACAGATCAAAAAGTTCAAGCCCCAACTTGTCTCTGTCCTAAACCAAGAACTTGCCCAAACCCTCCAAAGGGATCTTCGGAGCGAAGGGGTGGAGGTAGTGTATGGACAAGAGGGACTCGTTCTTGTAGCCACCTTCCCAGGGGTGGAGATGGTGGTCTCGGCGGTGGTGGGTTCGGCAGGTCTCTTTCCGCTGCTTGCGGCCATCGAGGAGGGGAAGGATATCGCCTTGGCGAATAAGGAATCGATGGTGATGGCCGGTGAGATCATTGTAAAAAAGGCGCAAGAGAGGGGGGTGGATATCTTACCCATCGACAGTGAACACAGCGCCATCTTTCAAGCCTTGGGAGGAAAGAGGGGATGGGAAGAGGTAAGGAGGATAATTTTGACCGCCTCGGGGGGCCCTCTTTACTCCTTGCCCGCTGCGGGGTTACAAGGGGTAAGCCCCCAAGAGGCCTTGGCCCACCCTGTTTGGGAGATGGGCCCCAAGATCTCGGTGGATTCTGCCACCTTGATGAATAAGGGGTTGGAGGTCATCGAGGCCCACTGGTTCTTCCAGGTCCCCCCGGAAAAGATCGAGATCCTGATCCACCCCCAGGGGGTGATCCACTCCTTAGTGGAATTTGTGGATAGATCCATCATCGCCCAGCTCAGCATCCCAGATATGAAGATCCCCATCGCCTATGCCCTCTCTTATCCCAGGAGGTTGAAGGTGGATCTCCCCTCGCTGAACTTTGTTGAACTCGCCAACCTGACCTTCGCCCCCCCTGACTACGAGAAATTCCCTTCTCTGAGGTTGGCCTATCAGGCCTTAGAGAGAGGGGGGACCTTGCCGAGTGTGCTCAACGCCGCCAATGAGATGGCGGTAGATGCCTTTCTTCAAGGCAGGATCAGCTTTGATCAAATCCCGCAGGTGGTCGTGCGCACCATGGACGGGCACAGGGCGACCCCTTTGAAAGGGGTGGACGACGCCCTGCAAGCGGACCGGTGGGCCAGGGAAAAGGCCCTAGACTTCATCCAAAAGGTGTCCCGATGA
- a CDS encoding phosphatidate cytidylyltransferase, with the protein MMKRVFSALIIIPPLTLLIIFGPHYTLYIMVSVAAILGLYEFYNLALPEQRAAGKIGGVILGTILCGVFQWAPYEAVISLLGVILLVLFLSFPLLSSELSTLPNRIGITFFGIVYIPFLLSYVTLINKLPEGILWVLLLVATVWAGDTFALLIGSFWGRHKLCPRISPKKTVEGFFSCFIGAILSLFAFKSLFLPALATKDALIIGSGIALFGQLGDLSESMIKRGAKVKDSGALIPGHGGMLDRLDSFLFSSPFLYYFLVYKIYPGVL; encoded by the coding sequence CCCCTGACGTTATTGATCATCTTCGGCCCTCACTATACCCTCTATATCATGGTTTCCGTGGCCGCCATCCTCGGACTCTATGAGTTTTATAATCTGGCCCTACCGGAACAGAGGGCAGCAGGAAAGATCGGCGGGGTTATCCTGGGAACAATCCTCTGCGGGGTCTTTCAGTGGGCCCCCTATGAGGCGGTCATCTCACTCCTAGGGGTGATCCTCTTGGTCCTTTTCCTTAGCTTTCCTCTCCTCTCCTCTGAGCTCTCCACCCTGCCGAACCGGATCGGGATCACCTTTTTCGGCATCGTCTACATCCCCTTTCTGCTGTCCTATGTAACCTTGATCAACAAATTGCCCGAAGGGATCCTCTGGGTCCTTTTGCTTGTAGCCACCGTATGGGCAGGGGACACCTTTGCACTCCTTATCGGCTCCTTTTGGGGGAGACATAAGCTTTGTCCCCGGATCAGCCCTAAAAAGACGGTAGAGGGGTTTTTTAGTTGTTTTATCGGCGCTATACTTTCTCTTTTTGCTTTTAAATCCCTGTTCCTTCCCGCATTGGCGACAAAGGATGCTCTTATCATTGGATCAGGCATCGCCCTCTTCGGGCAGTTGGGGGACCTCTCTGAATCGATGATTAAGAGGGGGGCCAAAGTGAAGGACTCAGGGGCCCTCATCCCTGGACATGGGGGGATGCTCGATAGATTGGACAGCTTCCTCTTCTCTTCCCCTTTTCTTTATTACTTTTTGGTCTATAAAATTTACCCTGGGGTATTATGA